TGAATGTAGTAAGCACTGTTGGCGCTGGCGATACGCTTGTTGCTGGCTTGTGCTGGGGTCACATGCAAGCGATGCCGAAAAACGATTTACTGCGCTTCGCTACCGCGCTTTCTGCCCTAGCAGTAAGCCAAGTTGGCGTTGGCCTAACCAGTCAGGAAGAACTGGAGAACATCAAGCTCCAAACGCAAGTAACCGAGCTTTACCCTAATACGAACTTAGACAAAAACTAAGGAACAGAAGGTTATCAGTATGAATATTGCCATTATTACAGCTTGTCCAAGTGGTGTTGCGAACAGCATCATTGCGGCAGGTCTACTAGAACAAGCAGCGGCGAAGCTGGGTTGGAACGCAAAGATTGAATGCCAATCAAGCGTGGTTGAACCAACACTGCTGACAGACGCTGACATTGAACAAGCAGAAGCGATCGTAATTGCGGCTAACACTCCAGTTGATACTTCTCGTTTCGTAGGTAAAAAAGTCTACCAAGCAGATATCAGCACTGTAGCGAAAGACGCATCCGCTTTCCTACAAACGGCTGTTGAAGGTGCAGTGACACTAGAGCAAGTAACTACAGTTGCGGCACAAGTAGCAGCACCAGCAGAAAGCGCATCTGCAACTAAGAAGATTGTTGCTATCACAGCATGTCCAACCGGCGTGGCACACACCTTCATGGCAGCAGAAGCGCTAGAAGAGGAAGGCAAACGTCGTGGTCACCAAATTAAAGTGGAAACGCGTGGCTCAGTAGGTGCGAAAAACCAACTGACTGACCAAGAAATCGCAGACGCAGATTTGGTCATCATCGCAGCAGACATCGAAGTACCTCTTGACCGCTTTAACGGCAAAAAGATGTACCGCACTAAAACAGGTCCAGCTCTGAAGAAAACAGCGGAAGAAATGGACAAAGCGTTTGAACAAGCAAGCGTATACCAACACTCTGGTTCTTCTAGCGCATCATCAGCGACAGAAGAGAAGAAAGGCGCGTACAAACACTTAATGACAGGTGTATCACACATGCTGCCAGTTGTGGTAGCCGGTGGTTTGATCATCGCCCTATCCTTCGTATTTGGTATCGAAGCGTTTAAAGAAGAAGGTACGCTAGCAGCAGCGCTAATGAACATTGGTGGTGGCTCTGCATTCGCCTTGATGATCCCAGTTCTTGCTGGTTACATCGCCTTCTCTATTGCTGACCGTCCGGGTCTGGCTCCAGGTCTAGTTGGCGGTATGCTTGCTAGTTCAACAGGTGCAGGTTTCCTTGGTGGTATCGCAGCAGGTTTCATCGCAGGTTACGCTGCTAAGTTCCTTGCCGACAAAGTAAGACTGCCACAATCAATGGAAGCGCTTAAACCGATCCTTATCATCCCGTTCGTGGCGACACTGTTCACGGGTCTAGTGATGATTTACATCGTGGGCGGTCCAGTATCTGGCATCATGAACGGCCTAACTGATTTCCTAAACAACATGGGTTCAGACAGTGCAGTTCTACTGGGT
This portion of the Vibrio hyugaensis genome encodes:
- the fruA gene encoding PTS fructose transporter subunit IIBC; its protein translation is MNIAIITACPSGVANSIIAAGLLEQAAAKLGWNAKIECQSSVVEPTLLTDADIEQAEAIVIAANTPVDTSRFVGKKVYQADISTVAKDASAFLQTAVEGAVTLEQVTTVAAQVAAPAESASATKKIVAITACPTGVAHTFMAAEALEEEGKRRGHQIKVETRGSVGAKNQLTDQEIADADLVIIAADIEVPLDRFNGKKMYRTKTGPALKKTAEEMDKAFEQASVYQHSGSSSASSATEEKKGAYKHLMTGVSHMLPVVVAGGLIIALSFVFGIEAFKEEGTLAAALMNIGGGSAFALMIPVLAGYIAFSIADRPGLAPGLVGGMLASSTGAGFLGGIAAGFIAGYAAKFLADKVRLPQSMEALKPILIIPFVATLFTGLVMIYIVGGPVSGIMNGLTDFLNNMGSDSAVLLGIILGAMMCFDLGGPVNKAAYAFGVGLLASQTYAPMAAIMAAGMVPALGMGLATFIAKNKFEQSEREAGKASFVLGLCFISEGAIPFAAKDPMRVIPSCMAGGALTGALSMLFGAKLMAPHGGLFVLLIPNAISPVLMYLVAIAAGTAVTGFTYAFLKNKAEAKQQAAA